The bacterium DNA segment CATCAACAGGCTCGCCAGGCGCGTGCGGTGCGTGATGGGGAAAAACTGGCTGAATAACAAGAACGCAAGCGCGAAGGACGCCACCGCCGCGTAGGCCAGGCGACCGAGATCGACCGCCAGGTCCGCGCGAGCGACCCCGTCGCGACGAATGTGCACGGCGAGGCTGCCGGCCCCCAGGCCGAACAGCGTCAGCGGGATCGCCAGAAAGCTGTTGGCGTAATTGAGGTAAAAGACCGACATGCGCGAGATAACGAGCTCAAAAACGAGCGTGCAAAACGAAAGGACGAACACGACAAGCGTCGCGCGGCCGGCGGCTAGAAGGGATCGATTCTCCACGCGCGATGCTTTATCCCCACGTCGCGCCGTGCGCAAGCGCCGGGAACGAAAATCATCCCGGTTCGGACGGGCCTCATGGCATCGCGGCGCGGGGTATTGTAAGGTGCGGGCTCTTATGACGATATCGACGGGCGCCGCCGGTTATTCCGGCCCCAATCGATCGCGAGGGTAGCCGGGCTCATGGAGCAATTCGGAAAGTACCGGATCATTCGCAAGCTCGCGGGCGGCGGCATGGGCGAGATTCACCTCGCCGAGGTCGAGATCGCCGGATATCCGCGCAAGATCGCGCTCAAGCGCATCCTCCCGTCGCTGACCGACAACAAGGACTTTCTGGAAATGTTCGTCCGCGAGGCGCGTATCATCGCGCGGCTCGCGCATCCGAACATCGTGCACATTCTCGATTTCGGCAACGTCGGCGAAACCTTTTATCAGGCGATGGAATACATCCCCGGGCACAGCCTGCGCGAGGTGATGGAGCGCCTGGCCAACCGTCGCGAGACGGTGCCGCCGGAGGTCGCGCTGCACATCGCGCGCGGCGTCGCGCACGCGCTGGCGTACGCGCACGATCTTTGCGACGAAGAAGGCCACGCCCTGGGACTCATCCACCGCGACCTGAATCCGCGCAACATCCTGATCTCCGACGCGGGGCAGGTGAAGGTGATCGACTTCGGCATCGCCCGCGCGCACGGGATCACGACGCAGCACACGCAACACGACGTGCTCAAGGGCATCATGTCGTACATCGCGCCGGAGTATCTGGAGAACCGG contains these protein-coding regions:
- a CDS encoding serine/threonine protein kinase; translation: MEQFGKYRIIRKLAGGGMGEIHLAEVEIAGYPRKIALKRILPSLTDNKDFLEMFVREARIIARLAHPNIVHILDFGNVGETFYQAMEYIPGHSLREVMERLANRRETVPPEVALHIARGVAHALAYAHDLCDEEGHALGLIHRDLNPRNILISDAGQVKVIDFGIARAHGITTQHTQHDVLKGIMSYIAPEYLENRPIDHRADLFSFGVVLYEMLAGVRPFHADSEAGVMRRILDGDFTSLTKRPNVPRALAEIVDRLLARDPDKRYQHFHEVIADINARCAEFLGTDAAHVAAWTKILFDSTAFAMSGDDGWVTSTFDFEQPEDSASHIMRGIRRSGQRRLAVLGSLLIASILVMIMSLWAPFMDKPPERDIRPVPPPKATPA